The genomic segment TTTGTTGATGAATTTCGTGATCCTGTTTTAGCACGAAAATTGATTGATCGTTTAAAACAGTTAATGGAAAAATTTCCACAATTTACCAAGCAAAGACCGCTTTATTTAATGGAAGTTTGTGGTGGACATACACATACGATTTTTAAATTCGGTTTAGATCGTATTTTACCTGAAAATATTGAATTTATTCATGGTCCAGGTTGTCCAGTATGCGTGCTACCAATGGGACGCATTGATGTATGTATTGAAATTGCTCGTCGTCCAGATGTCATCTTCTGCACTTTCGGCGATGCTATGCGCGTGAAAGGACGGCACGGTTCCCTACTAGATGCTAAAGCGCAAGGTGCCGATGTACGAATTGTTTATTCCCCTTTGGATGCTTTAACTCTAGCACAAAAAAATCCTGATAAAAAAGTTGTCTTTTTCTCACTCGGTTTTGAAACTACAATGCCAAGCGCAGCGGTAACCTTGCAACAAGCCAAACGACAGCATATTGATAATTTCTTTATTGTATGCCAAAACATTACCATCATCCCGACTTTACGTGAATTATTACAACA from the [Actinobacillus] rossii genome contains:
- the hypD gene encoding hydrogenase maturation factor, with the translated sequence MQFVDEFRDPVLARKLIDRLKQLMEKFPQFTKQRPLYLMEVCGGHTHTIFKFGLDRILPENIEFIHGPGCPVCVLPMGRIDVCIEIARRPDVIFCTFGDAMRVKGRHGSLLDAKAQGADVRIVYSPLDALTLAQKNPDKKVVFFSLGFETTMPSAAVTLQQAKRQHIDNFFIVCQNITIIPTLRELLQQEQVLIDGFIAPGHVSMIIGTTPYQELVDKYHKPFVITGFEPLDLLQAIVMLVEQFVDGRCEIENQYKRIVQQEGNLLAQQAMQDVFRLKTSSEWRGLGEIAESGVELTESYQQFDAEKYFHTTPQAVADDPLARCGDVLTGKCKPSDCTLFGTKCNPDSAYGALMVSSEGACSAYYQYRREN